The Niallia alba genome includes a window with the following:
- the pepV gene encoding dipeptidase PepV, protein MSSIDWLNEVHNRKDSFIKDLQGLLQIRSVLDEENATEDAPFGKGVKEALTYMLSLGEKDGFVSKNVQNVAGHLLYGEGTENVGILCHVDVVPEGDGWTSDPYKAEIRDGKIYARGALDDKGPTMAAYYAMKIVKELHLPLTKEIRMIIGTDEESDWRCVETYFKEESMPTIGFAPDADFPIIFAEKGIADFDIVQKFPGEATDSGEVKILSFSSGRRYNMVPDFAQAILEVKEGEQTEIIQRYQNYLKLENVPGRYLVDNGDLVLELEGVSAHGLEPNNGVNAGLKLADFLVELKLDEKAIHYFQFVKKFFVNDSRGKKLGINYEDDITGELTLNAGILDYEANRGGKIGQTVRYPVTNDMDKTKEKLTKLLTEHSFSLENFTDSKPHYVEKDSELIQTLSKVYEEQTGEKAKLLSIGGGTYARSLEKGVAFGPLFPGREDIAHKKDEYMFIEDLLKATAIYAQAIYELAK, encoded by the coding sequence ATGAGTTCAATTGATTGGTTAAATGAAGTACATAATCGTAAAGACAGCTTTATTAAGGATTTGCAGGGACTTTTGCAAATTAGGAGTGTATTGGACGAAGAAAATGCAACAGAGGATGCACCTTTTGGAAAAGGGGTGAAAGAGGCATTAACCTATATGCTATCCTTGGGAGAAAAAGATGGTTTCGTTAGTAAGAATGTTCAAAACGTTGCTGGCCATTTACTTTATGGGGAAGGTACTGAGAATGTTGGTATTCTTTGTCATGTGGATGTTGTACCAGAGGGAGACGGATGGACAAGTGATCCTTATAAGGCAGAGATTCGCGATGGAAAAATTTATGCAAGAGGAGCATTAGATGATAAAGGTCCTACAATGGCTGCATACTATGCGATGAAAATTGTGAAAGAGTTGCATCTTCCATTAACAAAAGAGATACGAATGATCATTGGAACAGATGAAGAAAGTGATTGGAGATGTGTAGAAACGTATTTCAAGGAAGAAAGTATGCCTACGATCGGATTTGCACCAGATGCAGACTTTCCGATTATTTTCGCGGAAAAAGGGATAGCTGATTTTGACATCGTTCAGAAATTTCCAGGAGAAGCAACCGATTCGGGAGAAGTGAAAATTCTTAGCTTTTCTTCGGGAAGACGATATAATATGGTCCCAGACTTTGCGCAAGCCATATTAGAAGTGAAAGAAGGCGAGCAAACCGAGATTATTCAACGCTATCAGAATTATTTAAAACTAGAGAATGTGCCTGGACGCTATTTGGTTGATAATGGTGATTTGGTATTAGAATTAGAAGGGGTGTCAGCACATGGTCTGGAGCCTAATAATGGGGTTAATGCTGGATTAAAACTTGCTGATTTTCTTGTAGAATTAAAGCTGGATGAGAAGGCGATTCATTATTTTCAATTTGTGAAAAAATTCTTTGTGAATGATTCTAGAGGGAAAAAACTCGGTATTAATTACGAGGATGATATTACAGGTGAGCTAACTTTAAATGCCGGTATATTGGATTATGAAGCAAATCGTGGTGGGAAAATAGGACAAACAGTACGTTATCCTGTTACAAATGATATGGATAAAACAAAAGAGAAATTAACGAAGTTATTAACAGAACATAGTTTTAGCTTAGAGAACTTCACAGATTCAAAACCACATTACGTAGAAAAAGACTCAGAATTAATTCAAACGCTGAGTAAGGTTTATGAGGAACAAACGGGAGAAAAAGCGAAACTTCTATCCATTGGTGGAGGAACGTATGCAAGGTCACTAGAAAAAGGGGTTGCATTTGGACCGCTTTTTCCAGGAAGAGAAGATATTGCTCATAAAAAAGATGAGTATATGTTTATCGAGGATTTGTTGAAAGCTACCGCTATTTATGCACAAGCAATATATGAATTGGCTAAATAA
- a CDS encoding BaiN/RdsA family NAD(P)/FAD-dependent oxidoreductase — translation MQYDVIVIGGGPSGLMAAIGAAEQKTKVLLIDKGNKLGRKLAISGGGRCNVTNRLPIEEIIKHIPGNGRFLYSGFSEFSNEDIITYFENLGIALKEEDHGRMFPVSNKAQSVVDALLSELDKLGVTIQTNSPVKTVNYHENNSKTVILQNGESITCKSLIIAVGGKSVPHTGSTGDGYAWAKKAGHTITELFPTEVPVTSKEAFIQNKTLQGVSLRNVGLSVLNPKGKPIITHQMDMIFTHFGISGPAVLRCSQFVVKAQKKWNSSEVKVSIDSFPDTKEELLFQDIMATLKAEPKKAIKNTLKGLLVERFLLYLLELATIDPAETCATVSPDKIKQFVALCKAFTFNVNGTLPLEKAFVTGGGVSIKEIAPKTMESKLMEGLFFCGEILDIHGYTGGYNITSAFVTGRLAGVNAALVAKNV, via the coding sequence ATGCAATATGATGTAATCGTGATCGGTGGAGGACCATCAGGATTAATGGCTGCAATTGGAGCAGCGGAGCAAAAGACAAAGGTATTACTTATTGATAAAGGAAATAAGCTTGGCCGCAAATTGGCTATTTCAGGAGGCGGTCGCTGTAATGTAACAAATCGGCTGCCAATAGAGGAAATCATTAAACATATCCCTGGAAACGGACGTTTTCTATACAGTGGGTTTTCCGAATTTAGCAACGAAGATATTATCACTTACTTTGAAAATCTTGGTATTGCTTTAAAAGAAGAAGATCATGGCAGAATGTTTCCAGTTTCTAATAAGGCACAATCAGTCGTAGATGCTTTATTAAGTGAATTAGACAAATTAGGTGTAACTATTCAAACAAATTCCCCTGTTAAGACAGTTAACTATCATGAAAATAACTCGAAAACAGTGATTTTACAAAATGGAGAATCAATAACATGTAAATCACTTATTATCGCGGTCGGTGGAAAGTCTGTTCCTCATACTGGTTCTACAGGAGATGGCTATGCTTGGGCTAAAAAAGCAGGCCACACTATTACAGAACTTTTCCCAACAGAAGTACCAGTCACTTCTAAAGAAGCATTTATTCAAAATAAAACCTTACAAGGGGTTTCATTAAGAAATGTAGGATTGAGTGTGCTTAATCCAAAAGGAAAACCAATCATTACCCATCAAATGGATATGATTTTTACCCACTTCGGAATAAGTGGACCAGCTGTTTTACGTTGCAGCCAATTTGTTGTAAAAGCACAGAAAAAATGGAATTCATCTGAAGTGAAGGTCTCTATTGACTCTTTCCCTGATACGAAAGAAGAACTGCTTTTTCAAGATATAATGGCTACATTAAAGGCTGAACCAAAAAAAGCAATTAAAAACACATTAAAAGGTCTTTTGGTCGAACGATTTTTACTATATTTATTGGAATTAGCAACTATTGATCCAGCAGAAACATGTGCAACTGTTTCTCCAGATAAAATAAAACAGTTTGTTGCTCTATGTAAAGCATTCACCTTTAATGTTAACGGAACGTTACCGTTAGAAAAGGCGTTTGTTACAGGTGGTGGTGTGTCTATTAAGGAAATTGCCCCTAAAACAATGGAATCAAAATTGATGGAAGGTTTATTCTTTTGTGGGGAAATACTAGATATTCATGGATATACTGGAGGATACAATATTACTTCCGCTTTTGTTACAGGTAGGCTAGCTGGTGTGAATGCTGCTCTTGTTGCTAAAAATGTTTAA
- a CDS encoding putative polysaccharide biosynthesis protein codes for MSSKLLKGTFILTLGTIISKALGLFYVIPFNMIVGKQGTVLYQYSYVAYTIVISIATAGIPLAVSKFISKYNAMGEYKVGRRLFKSGLMIMLASGVLSFLALYAVAPFLAEIIITDDDLTSTVGQVTTVIRAVSFALIVVPFMSLIRGFFQGHDAMAPSAVSQVIEQIVRIVFLLGGSAIVLYVLNGKLITAVSISVFAAFVGAIGGLAVLLLYWRKSKGEYDDLLLNDRGTQTELPLRSMYKEIILSAAPFVFVGLANPLFQLVDTVTFNRAMSSIGLTAISETALNIFNYQTHKIIIIPVSLATGFSMALIPMITRAFIKDDQSDLTTNLNQTFQVLLFITLPACIGLSVLAEPVYRLFYGTEDILMGAEVLKLYAPVAILFSLYPVTASILQGLNEQRFTILSLLVGILIKLSLNMPFIERWETNGAILATTLGYTVSILINLGVIKAYANYSFKIVIRRSILIVGFSIMMYIVTTTVYRLLELFLSTESVFASLLMVVIVAVLGILVYVYLAFRSKLIYRLFGDQARRLKQKLKLPF; via the coding sequence ATGTCATCAAAATTGCTTAAAGGCACATTTATTTTAACACTTGGGACAATTATATCCAAAGCGTTAGGATTATTTTATGTTATACCATTTAATATGATTGTTGGAAAACAAGGAACCGTGTTATATCAATATTCTTATGTAGCTTATACTATTGTCATAAGTATTGCAACAGCTGGTATTCCATTAGCTGTAAGCAAATTTATCTCGAAATATAATGCAATGGGAGAATATAAAGTTGGGAGAAGGCTATTTAAATCAGGATTAATGATAATGTTAGCAAGTGGGGTACTATCTTTTCTAGCTTTATATGCAGTAGCACCTTTTCTTGCTGAAATTATTATCACAGATGATGATTTAACTTCAACTGTTGGTCAGGTAACAACTGTCATTCGTGCAGTAAGCTTCGCGTTAATTGTTGTTCCATTTATGAGCTTAATCAGAGGGTTTTTTCAAGGGCACGATGCGATGGCTCCTTCTGCTGTGTCTCAAGTCATCGAGCAGATTGTTCGAATTGTTTTCTTGCTTGGTGGCTCGGCAATCGTTCTATACGTGTTAAATGGCAAGCTCATAACAGCAGTCAGTATTTCCGTTTTTGCTGCATTTGTTGGTGCAATTGGCGGCTTAGCTGTGCTTTTATTGTATTGGCGAAAAAGTAAAGGTGAGTATGATGACCTTTTATTAAACGATCGAGGTACGCAAACAGAGCTTCCTTTACGTTCTATGTATAAAGAAATAATCTTGTCAGCAGCTCCATTTGTATTTGTGGGATTAGCTAATCCATTATTTCAATTAGTAGATACCGTTACCTTCAACCGAGCAATGAGTAGTATCGGATTAACTGCTATTTCTGAAACAGCTCTAAATATTTTTAATTACCAAACACATAAAATTATTATTATTCCAGTATCACTAGCAACAGGATTTTCGATGGCGTTAATTCCGATGATTACTAGAGCTTTTATAAAAGATGATCAGTCTGATTTAACAACAAACTTAAATCAAACTTTCCAAGTTTTATTATTTATTACTTTACCTGCGTGTATTGGTCTTTCTGTTCTTGCTGAACCTGTTTACCGCCTGTTTTATGGAACAGAAGATATTCTAATGGGGGCAGAAGTATTAAAACTATATGCTCCAGTTGCGATTCTTTTTTCTCTTTACCCGGTAACAGCCTCCATCCTACAAGGATTAAATGAGCAGCGCTTTACGATACTAAGTTTATTGGTAGGTATTTTAATTAAATTAAGTTTAAATATGCCATTTATTGAAAGATGGGAAACAAATGGTGCTATCCTTGCGACTACTTTAGGATACACGGTATCTATCTTAATCAATTTAGGGGTAATCAAAGCATATGCTAATTATTCCTTTAAAATTGTTATTCGAAGAAGTATTTTAATTGTCGGATTTTCGATTATGATGTATATCGTGACAACGACCGTATATCGATTGCTTGAATTATTCTTATCTACCGAGTCTGTATTCGCTTCTCTTCTAATGGTTGTGATTGTAGCAGTTTTAGGTATTCTAGTTTATGTTTATTTAGCTTTCCGCTCAAAATTAATCTATCGCTTATTTGGAGATCAAGCGCGACGACTAAAGCAAAAACTAAAACTTCCGTTTTAA
- the leuS gene encoding leucine--tRNA ligase, whose translation MSFNHQKIEQKWQKFWEENKTFKTSEEKSKKKFYALDMFPYPSGAGLHVGHPEGYTATDILSRMKRMQDFNVLHPMGWDAFGLPAEQYALDTGNHPAEFTQKNIDTFRRQIKSLGFSYDWDREINTTDPEYYKWTQWIFLKLHEMGLAYVDEVAVNWCPALGTVLANEEVIDGKSERGGHPVERRPMRQWVLKITEYADRLLEDLDEVDWPESIKEMQRNWIGRSEGAEVTFQIDNHKEKFTVFTTRPDTLFGATYAVLAPEHALVETITTAEQKSAVEAYLEKIKSKSDLERTDLAKEKTGVFTGAYAINPANGEKMPIWIADYVLVSYGTGSIMAVPAHDERDYEFAKTFNLPIKEVVAGGNVEAEVYTGDGEHVNSDFLNGLNKEEAISKMISWLEEKEIGTKKITYRLRDWLFSRQRYWGEPIPIIHWEDGTMTGVPEEELPLTLPETSEIKPSGTGESPLANISEWVNVVDPVTGKKGRRETNTMPQWAGSSWYYLRYIDPKNNEQIADPEKIKEWLPVDMYIGGVEHAVLHLLYARFWHKVLYDLGVVPTKEPFQKLFNQGMILGENNEKMSKSKGNVVNPDEIVASHGADTLRLYEMFMGPLDAAIAWSTNGLDGSRRFLDRIWRLLVEDDGKLASKVQDIEEMKVLDKIYHQTVKKVTEDFEALRFNTAISQMMVFINECYKADSIPKKYVEGFVKLLSPICPHITEELWQIITGSNQSIAYEAWPAYDEAKLVDDEIEIVIQINGKVKAKLMVPADANKDALEQIAMEDSQVKEQIDGKQIRKVIAVPGKLVNIVAN comes from the coding sequence ATGAGCTTTAATCATCAGAAAATAGAACAGAAATGGCAAAAGTTTTGGGAAGAAAACAAAACTTTTAAAACAAGTGAAGAAAAAAGCAAGAAAAAGTTTTATGCACTAGATATGTTCCCATATCCATCCGGTGCGGGACTTCATGTTGGACATCCAGAAGGATATACAGCAACAGATATTCTTTCTCGTATGAAGAGAATGCAGGATTTTAATGTCCTTCATCCAATGGGGTGGGATGCATTTGGATTGCCAGCAGAGCAATATGCATTAGATACTGGTAATCATCCAGCAGAATTTACCCAGAAAAATATTGATACATTCCGTCGTCAAATTAAATCGTTAGGTTTTTCTTATGATTGGGATCGTGAAATTAACACAACAGATCCTGAGTACTATAAGTGGACACAATGGATTTTTCTAAAGCTTCATGAAATGGGCTTAGCATATGTCGATGAAGTAGCAGTTAACTGGTGCCCAGCATTAGGAACTGTTCTAGCAAACGAGGAAGTTATTGATGGGAAAAGTGAACGTGGCGGACATCCTGTTGAAAGACGCCCAATGCGTCAATGGGTACTAAAAATAACAGAGTATGCTGATCGTTTATTAGAAGATTTAGATGAAGTAGATTGGCCAGAAAGTATTAAAGAAATGCAACGTAATTGGATTGGTCGTTCAGAAGGAGCAGAAGTAACCTTCCAAATTGACAATCATAAAGAAAAATTTACTGTATTTACAACAAGACCTGATACATTATTTGGTGCTACTTATGCGGTACTAGCACCAGAGCATGCGCTTGTAGAAACAATTACAACTGCAGAACAAAAGTCTGCAGTAGAAGCATACTTAGAAAAAATTAAAAGCAAAAGCGATTTAGAAAGAACGGACTTGGCAAAAGAAAAAACAGGTGTATTTACAGGTGCTTACGCAATAAATCCAGCTAATGGTGAAAAAATGCCAATTTGGATTGCTGATTATGTCCTTGTAAGCTATGGTACAGGAAGCATTATGGCTGTTCCTGCCCATGATGAAAGAGACTATGAGTTTGCGAAAACATTTAATTTACCAATTAAAGAAGTAGTAGCTGGCGGAAATGTAGAAGCAGAAGTCTATACTGGTGACGGTGAACATGTCAACTCTGATTTCTTAAATGGTTTAAATAAAGAAGAAGCTATTAGCAAAATGATTAGCTGGTTAGAAGAGAAAGAAATTGGAACGAAAAAAATAACTTACAGATTACGAGACTGGTTATTTAGTCGTCAACGTTACTGGGGAGAACCAATACCGATTATTCATTGGGAAGATGGCACAATGACAGGTGTACCGGAAGAAGAATTGCCATTAACACTTCCGGAAACATCAGAAATTAAACCATCGGGAACTGGTGAATCTCCATTAGCAAATATTTCGGAATGGGTAAATGTTGTAGACCCTGTCACTGGCAAGAAGGGCAGACGTGAAACAAATACAATGCCACAATGGGCTGGAAGCAGCTGGTACTATTTACGCTATATCGATCCAAAAAATAATGAGCAAATTGCAGATCCTGAAAAAATAAAAGAATGGCTTCCAGTCGATATGTATATTGGTGGAGTAGAACATGCTGTATTGCATCTTCTATATGCACGCTTCTGGCATAAAGTGCTTTATGATTTAGGAGTTGTCCCAACGAAAGAACCATTCCAAAAATTATTTAACCAAGGAATGATTCTAGGTGAAAATAATGAAAAAATGAGTAAATCAAAAGGAAATGTTGTTAATCCAGATGAAATTGTAGCTAGCCATGGTGCAGATACACTTCGTTTATATGAAATGTTCATGGGACCATTAGATGCTGCGATCGCATGGTCAACAAATGGTCTAGATGGTTCAAGAAGATTCCTTGATCGTATTTGGAGATTGTTGGTGGAGGATGATGGAAAGCTAGCATCAAAAGTTCAAGATATAGAGGAAATGAAGGTTTTAGATAAAATTTACCATCAAACAGTGAAAAAAGTGACAGAGGACTTTGAAGCACTTCGTTTTAATACAGCAATTTCGCAAATGATGGTATTTATCAATGAATGCTATAAAGCCGATAGTATACCAAAGAAATATGTAGAAGGATTTGTGAAATTACTTTCACCAATTTGCCCGCATATTACAGAAGAACTATGGCAAATCATAACTGGTTCTAATCAATCAATTGCTTATGAAGCATGGCCTGCGTATGATGAAGCAAAATTGGTGGATGATGAAATAGAAATTGTGATTCAGATTAACGGAAAAGTAAAAGCGAAATTAATGGTTCCAGCAGATGCAAACAAAGATGCGTTGGAGCAAATTGCTATGGAAGACAGCCAAGTAAAAGAACAAATTGACGGCAAGCAAATACGCAAAGTAATTGCGGTTCCAGGTAAATTAGTTAATATCGTTGCAAATTAA
- the thpR gene encoding RNA 2',3'-cyclic phosphodiesterase — protein sequence MKNAIPHYFIGIKPDVQVMNELEKMSKELQQKFSFKKWVHPLDYHITLAFLGSASKDKRDKLQTLLKQSVLASDEFPLHIEQLGVFGQFQSPRIFWAGMKEEKKLFDLRKQVFEICMQADFQLETRPFHPHLTLARKWDQNTMFLEQMLKEYSLPEDLIFMVESIHLFQTHIEKIPKYEIIESYSFKD from the coding sequence ATGAAAAATGCAATTCCTCATTATTTTATTGGTATTAAGCCAGATGTTCAGGTTATGAATGAATTAGAAAAAATGAGTAAGGAGTTACAACAAAAATTCTCCTTTAAAAAATGGGTACATCCTTTAGATTATCATATTACCCTTGCATTTTTAGGAAGTGCCTCTAAGGATAAAAGGGATAAGTTACAGACACTTTTAAAACAGTCAGTTCTAGCAAGTGATGAATTTCCATTACATATTGAACAATTAGGTGTTTTTGGTCAGTTTCAAAGTCCGAGAATTTTCTGGGCAGGTATGAAAGAAGAGAAAAAATTATTTGATCTTAGAAAACAAGTTTTTGAAATCTGTATGCAGGCAGATTTTCAGCTGGAAACAAGACCTTTTCATCCACATTTAACGCTGGCAAGAAAATGGGATCAAAATACCATGTTTTTGGAGCAGATGTTAAAGGAATACAGCCTACCAGAAGATTTAATTTTTATGGTGGAGAGCATACATTTATTTCAGACCCATATAGAGAAAATACCTAAATATGAAATAATCGAAAGCTATTCCTTTAAGGATTGA
- a CDS encoding DeoR family transcriptional regulator, with the protein MKPSTNRMLNRIKSVYMFISKRGTVTTQELVEEFGITPRTIQRDLNVLAYNDLVQSPSRGKWTTTRKKVKMTS; encoded by the coding sequence TTGAAACCTTCAACTAACCGGATGTTAAACCGTATCAAATCCGTCTACATGTTTATTAGTAAGCGTGGAACTGTCACAACACAAGAGCTAGTGGAGGAATTTGGTATTACTCCGCGAACGATTCAAAGAGATTTGAATGTGTTAGCTTATAATGACTTGGTTCAAAGTCCAAGTCGTGGAAAATGGACAACAACTAGAAAAAAAGTGAAAATGACATCCTAA
- a CDS encoding pseudouridine synthase, with protein MRIDKMLANLGYGSRKEVKMLLKNKAVKVNDEVIKDAKFQVDPEKDEVSLYNEIIEYKEFIYLMMNKPPGLISATEDTREETVIDILQIEDSVYNPFPVGRLDKDTEGLLLLTNDGKLAHQLLSPKKHVPKTYFAVIRGEVGEGDIAAFKKGVVLDDGYLTKPGDLVILKAGETSDIELTISEGKFHQVKRMFESVGKKVIYLKRISMGPLELDESLELGEYRELTEEEVELLKNYQVNSNISENH; from the coding sequence ATGCGAATTGATAAAATGCTCGCTAATTTGGGCTATGGGAGTAGAAAAGAAGTGAAAATGCTCCTCAAAAATAAAGCAGTCAAAGTAAATGATGAAGTAATAAAAGATGCAAAATTTCAAGTCGATCCAGAAAAAGATGAAGTATCTTTATATAATGAAATCATTGAATATAAAGAGTTTATATATTTAATGATGAATAAACCGCCAGGACTTATTTCCGCAACAGAGGATACAAGAGAAGAAACGGTGATAGATATTTTGCAAATAGAAGACTCTGTGTATAATCCATTTCCTGTTGGTAGATTGGATAAAGATACGGAAGGGTTGCTTCTCTTAACGAATGATGGGAAATTAGCACATCAACTACTATCGCCGAAAAAGCATGTCCCTAAAACCTATTTTGCCGTAATAAGAGGAGAGGTGGGAGAAGGCGATATTGCAGCATTTAAAAAAGGCGTTGTTTTAGATGATGGATATCTTACGAAGCCTGGAGATCTGGTTATTTTGAAAGCGGGAGAAACCTCTGATATTGAGTTAACGATTTCAGAGGGGAAATTTCATCAAGTAAAAAGAATGTTTGAAAGTGTTGGAAAAAAGGTCATTTATTTAAAACGGATTTCAATGGGACCGTTGGAACTCGATGAATCACTAGAATTAGGAGAATATCGGGAGTTAACAGAAGAGGAAGTAGAATTATTAAAAAACTATCAAGTTAATAGTAATATTAGTGAAAACCATTAA
- a CDS encoding NUDIX hydrolase, with protein MGYIEDLRKLVGKMPLILVGAVVILLDKDQKVLLQERKHPKNVWGLPGGLMEIGESTEETAKREVFEETGLQVTNLQLLSVYSGKDYFAVAANGDPFYTVTTTYCTSEYEGKLENNHEESFSLQFFPLHNLPEKMVGSHRRMIEDFKIRSIV; from the coding sequence TTGGGATATATAGAAGATTTAAGAAAACTTGTTGGCAAGATGCCTCTTATTCTTGTTGGAGCAGTTGTCATTCTACTAGATAAGGACCAGAAAGTTCTCTTACAAGAAAGAAAGCATCCAAAAAATGTTTGGGGATTACCTGGTGGACTAATGGAAATAGGAGAAAGCACCGAAGAAACGGCGAAGCGCGAAGTATTCGAAGAAACAGGACTTCAAGTAACAAATCTTCAATTACTATCCGTTTATTCTGGAAAAGACTACTTTGCTGTTGCTGCAAACGGAGATCCTTTTTATACGGTCACAACTACCTACTGTACTTCTGAATATGAAGGAAAACTTGAGAACAATCACGAAGAATCATTCAGCCTGCAATTCTTCCCATTACACAATCTACCAGAAAAAATGGTCGGCAGCCATCGTAGAATGATAGAGGACTTTAAAATACGTTCAATAGTATAA
- the dat gene encoding D-amino-acid transaminase: MSTVLMNGEFIPREEAKVDIEDRGYQFGDGIYEVIRVYNGKMFMAKEHLERLSASSEKIGIATSYSISELTILLEELIAKNSLSTGILYMQFTRGVSPRNHSYPETVAPAFVAYTKPLSRPLDNLENGVGTITVEDIRWSRCDIKSLNLLGNVMAKQKAAEAGCFESIQYRDLSVTEGSSSNIWIVNGGKIRTHEANQFILNGITRQKIIQLCEENGIEVEEKAFSIEDLIDADEVFLSSTTAEVTPITAVNNVPVKEGNIGEVTKKLQDLFVEAIVGECGQIS, translated from the coding sequence ATGAGTACGGTGTTAATGAATGGGGAGTTTATACCAAGAGAAGAAGCAAAAGTAGATATAGAAGACAGAGGATATCAGTTTGGCGATGGAATTTACGAAGTAATCCGTGTGTACAATGGTAAAATGTTTATGGCGAAAGAACATCTTGAGCGTTTATCTGCAAGTAGCGAGAAAATAGGCATAGCTACTTCTTATTCCATCTCAGAATTAACAATTTTATTAGAAGAGTTAATTGCGAAAAATTCATTAAGCACCGGTATCCTTTATATGCAGTTCACAAGAGGCGTAAGTCCACGAAATCATAGTTATCCAGAAACTGTTGCACCAGCTTTTGTAGCTTATACTAAACCATTGTCGAGACCGCTTGATAACCTAGAAAATGGAGTAGGAACGATTACGGTAGAAGATATTAGATGGTCTAGATGTGATATTAAAAGTTTGAATTTGCTTGGAAATGTCATGGCAAAACAGAAAGCTGCAGAAGCAGGATGCTTTGAAAGTATTCAGTATAGGGATTTATCCGTAACGGAAGGTAGTTCTTCTAATATCTGGATTGTTAATGGGGGTAAGATTCGGACTCATGAAGCAAATCAATTTATATTAAATGGGATTACAAGACAGAAAATTATTCAATTATGTGAAGAAAATGGGATAGAAGTGGAAGAAAAGGCATTTTCTATTGAAGATTTAATCGATGCGGATGAAGTATTCTTATCTAGCACAACTGCTGAAGTAACACCAATAACTGCTGTAAATAATGTTCCCGTGAAAGAAGGGAACATTGGGGAAGTTACAAAGAAACTACAAGATTTATTTGTTGAGGCTATTGTTGGGGAGTGCGGACAGATTAGCTAA
- a CDS encoding rhodanese-like domain-containing protein: MDTIKTITTEELEKKLNNQEKLELVDVREDEEVAEGIIPGAKHIPMNTIPENLDYFSKEKEYIFICRSGRRSENVCYYLQDQGFKVVNMEGGMLDWHGKTV; encoded by the coding sequence ATGGATACAATTAAAACAATAACAACAGAAGAACTAGAGAAAAAGCTAAATAACCAGGAAAAGCTAGAATTAGTGGATGTCCGTGAAGACGAAGAAGTAGCAGAAGGAATCATCCCAGGAGCAAAGCATATACCAATGAATACCATCCCTGAAAACCTAGATTATTTCTCAAAAGAAAAAGAATATATTTTTATTTGCCGTTCCGGCAGAAGAAGCGAAAACGTATGTTACTACTTACAAGACCAAGGGTTTAAAGTAGTTAATATGGAAGGCGGCATGCTAGATTGGCATGGTAAAACAGTATAA
- a CDS encoding sporulation protein Cse60 — protein sequence MIKVKLFDQEHEKDLELQMNKFLQKIDEKKLIDIKYNVAAMQEDEEEQIYCFSSMIIYRT from the coding sequence ATGATAAAAGTGAAGCTATTTGATCAAGAGCATGAGAAAGATCTAGAGCTACAGATGAATAAATTTTTACAGAAAATAGATGAGAAAAAACTAATAGATATAAAATATAACGTGGCAGCGATGCAAGAGGATGAAGAGGAACAAATCTACTGCTTTTCCTCTATGATCATTTATAGAACATAA